One Punica granatum isolate Tunisia-2019 chromosome 3, ASM765513v2, whole genome shotgun sequence genomic window carries:
- the LOC116201466 gene encoding serine-threonine kinase receptor-associated protein-like yields MDSKKVAVPLVCHGHSRPVVDLFYSPITPDGFFLISASKDSNPMLRNGETGDWIGTFEGHKGAVWSCCLDNNALRAASGSADFTAKLWDALTGDVLHSFDHKHIVRACAFSEDTHHLLTGGFEKILRIFDLNRPDAPPREVDNSPGSIRTVAWLHSDQTILSSCSEIGGVRLWDVRSGKIVQTLDTKSPVTSAEVSQDGRYITTADGSTVKFWDANHFGLVKSYNMPCPVESASLEPKFGNKFIAGGEDMWVHVFDFHTGEEIGCNKGHHGPVHCVRFSPGGESYASGSEDGTIRIWQTGPANNAESDAQSGNGPITTGKAKVGADDVTRKMEDIQISKVGKTGERESA; encoded by the exons ATGGACAGCAAGAAGGTGGCGGTGCCGCTGGTGTGCCACGGCCACTCCCGGCCGGTCGTCGATCTGTTCTACAGTCCGATCACGCCTGACGGTTTCTTCCTCATTAGTGCCAGCAAAG ATTCTAATCCAATGCTGAGAAATGGGGAGACTGGAGATTGGATTGGCACATTTGAGGGGCATAAAGGTGCAGTCTGGAGCTGCTGCCTCGATAACAATGCTCTACGTGCTGCGTCTGGTTCTGCAGATTTTACTGC GAAATTGTGGGATGCTTTGACGGGAGATGTGTTGCATTCTTTTGATCACAAGCACATAGTCCGGGCATGTGCCTTCTCCGAG GATACTCACCATCTGCTGACTGGCGGTTTTGAGAAAATTCTCCGCATATTTGACTTGAACCGTCCAGATGCTCCTCCAAGAGAAGTGGACAATTCTCCGGGCTCAATTAGGACTGTTGCTTGGCTTCACAGTGATCAGACCATATTAAGTTCCTGCTCTGAAATTGGTGGCGTGAG GTTATGGGATGTAAGAAGTGGTAAAATTGTTCAGACATTGGATACAAAATCTCCAGTTACAAGTGCTGAAGTGAGTCAGGATGGCCGCTACATAACTACTGCTGATGGGTCTACTGTTAAGTTTTGGGATGCCAATCA CTTTGGATTGGTGAAGAGCTATAACATGCCCTGCCCTGTGGAATCAGCTTCATTGGAGCCAAAGTTTGGTAATAAGTTCATTGCCGGAGGAGAAGACATGTGGGTTCATGTTTTTGACTTCCATACTGGAGAAGAAATTG GATGCAACAAAGGTCACCACGGTCCAGTTCACTGTGTTAGATTTTCCCCAGGAGGGGAGTCCTATGCTTCGGGATCCGAAGACGGGACCATAAGAATATGGCAGACTGGGCCAGCAAATAATGCAGAGAGTGATGCCCAGTCTGGTAATGGTCCAATTACAACTGGTAAAGCAAAGGTCGGGGCTGATGACGTTACCCGTAAGATGGAGGATATTCAGATTAGCAAAGTAGGAAAGactggagagagagagagtgcctGA